AGGAATAAAGCTTCTTTAACAGCGATGTGCTTGAATACTATTTTGACCGGGGCCAGGCGAtcagcaatattttttgaagaataaaggcgtgtgatgctttcaagttggtCCAATTTAAGGTCAAACCCAATGGTGTTACATATTTTGCTAACTAGTTCGcttatattttcattattgtAAGACGGAACTCCAAAAAATatagcatttttataaatagattctttattgattttattcagATTAGATTCcaacttattaactttattcGTAAGAGATGCttgagaatttttcaaatcggATACTTCGCTGATAAAGGCTCTCATTCTGGACTTTCAATTCTTTGAAGTCGGtttgaatttcttcaaacttCGAAGAAAGAAAGTCTTGAGAAGCCTCAATTGCAGCAGTAACCGATTTGAATTCATTCTTAATCACCTGCATTTCCGTTGCAACAGCGTTCTGCACAGTTTCTTTCAGCTCCGCGCTTATGGCTGATTTTATAGTTGAGCTGGATGACAATTGATTCATTCCAATAATTTTGGCATATATTTCTGAACAGTTTGGACTACAAAAATAGAGACTATCTCTCATCCTTCGAGCAGCGCTTCCCACAATATAACGACATCGAAAATGTACGGAGGAAAAACAATAAGCACAAGTCAGAAGAGCGTTagggtttttttcaattttctcgcaGTCAATACAAATTGAGTCTGCACTTTTAACtatgtttgccattttttgaataccaaaataaaatcaagatatCTGAAAGGAAATTAAATTCGAAAACCAAAGTAGTTTAACAAGGCTCCAATAAATCAGACTAAACgctaaaaaacaatttaaaaaaaattagaaaaaaaaatcaatataaaaaaaacagtataaaacataaacagactattattataaacaaaaaaaaaattataggtaGAAATGAAATGATGGTGGGAGTTAGCTAATGTACAAGGTTAccaaaaaaaggataaataagGACCAAAAGGTGCGAAACAGAGTGCTCTAGTGTACAATTCACAAAgactaaaaataagttttaatactCACTCAAAAATATTACCCTTTCACACAATCTACGCGGGATCGGAAAATCCATTCAGCGTCAGATACTCAATCATTCAGATTGCACTCCTATGCGGGATATGGAGAACCCATTCAGCGCCAGAGCAATGCTTCTACGCGAGGTTCTTTCTATCCATTCAGCATCAGAAGCACAAGCTCATTCATGCGTTCTCATAAATTCACTATTTATCGggagacagatttttttttcgcgatCGCAAATATTGCAGTAGGTGCGCTACTAGATAATGTTCCAATTGCGTTCCATTTACTTGCAACGGACACAAAATCGTTCGCTAAGTCAAAACGTATTGAACCTCAGCCAGCCGTACGTTGCTTAGAGGGGCCAGAACCAACAACTGTTTGCCCACAATAGAGCGTGTGCTCACAATCGTGTGCTTCTTTTCAGAACGCTTAATCTACACCAGCACGCACTTTTGCTAGGCGAGTCACAACAGCGGTTCTGAGACACTTACGTAAGTCGATCCTTcttatggttgtttttttttttgtcgtttgcgTTGTCTCATAAGAAAATGAACCAGCGGAGAACTATTTATTTTCGAAGCaagcagatttttttgattggaTGTTTCGAATTAGCATCAAAATATTTCTAGTGAGTCGTGAGTTGTTCACCGACAACGAGAACTACTGGGACTCACCTGATTTTCACTACTCACTGATCAGTTTGACTTCAACCTCTGAGCGAATCACATCGTCTTCAAGAGCAAAGTTAGGCATTCTTTTATTCAAATCTCGTTATCGGTAGTACCGGTAGTATTTTTTTGAGACCTGTGCGAGTACCCCACTGAGTACCTATAGTAGGAGAACACGAAAGATGGCCGCCGATCCAGGTGGCGGAACCCCACCGACCACGTTTGGTTCAAGGTTTCAAGTTTTGACCGTTGATGAAGAAAGCAACGGAACTATTGGATGGAAAACAGCCAAAAAGCAAAGAAATGGGAAAAGAACAGCACAGCGAAACGACCTCCACGAGCAACAATTCGTCAAGCAGTTGAGGACAGGAGGTTGCGACAATGGCGGACGGTTTCTGGTCGTAACTAGGACGGATCCAGAATGCACCATGGACGATCTCAATCcgtttgttattaaaaagtactTCGACAACATAACATCTGGAGTACAAATTTCGAGATCCAAGGAAGGTACGTTACTTCTGAAGACCCTTGATCGTTACCAAGCGGAAAAACTTCTGAAGCTAACGAAGTTATGTGAAAGTGTTTCCGTCAAAATCACTGAACATACCACGATGAATCGATCCAAAGGAACCATCTTTTGCCCGGATCTGAACAAGCTCGATGACACTGTTATATTGGAATATCTGAAGGGAGCCCATGTGACAGAAGTTAAGCGCATGCAACGAAAGAATTCCAAAGGCAAACTTGAGGACACCGGCTCGTTTATTCTCACCTTCAATCTGAGTTACTTGCCACAGACGATTGAAGTTGGTTTTTACAGCTGCCGCATAAGGTTGTACGTTCCCAATCCAATGAAATGTACTTGCTGCCTCCGATTTGGACATCGAAAAGATCAATGTAAAGGTAACCAAGTTTGCGCATCTTGTGGACTTCTACTCCACAACGGAACACCATGCCCCAGACCATTAACCTGCATCAACTGCAACGGAAGCCATCATGCATTGTCTAAACAATGTCCGAAATTTATCGACGAATTAGAAATCCAGAGAATAAGAGTTACTGAACGAATTCCAATGAAAGAAGCGAGACAAAAACGACGCCTCCAGGTACCACAAGCAGTCTTTGGATTTTTACCATCATCTCGACCAACATTCGCCCACGTTGTGCAAAGCAGCGTGGCACCAATTACAACACCAACACCAAGCCAACAACCCCAACAACAGCGAGCATATGAACGAAAAATCAACAACCCACCATCAAGCCCCACCCGTTCTCTTGAGTTACCGGAAACAAGCAGTTCTCACCAAAACTCCTCTCTCGTGTGCACTCCCGACGTCGATGGAACTACGGAAGCCCGAACGCTGACCGAAATGATGCCGAAACCACTGTTGCCACAGGCGACGATGACGAAGACGGATACGACTGATGATAGGAACAACGTAAATATACCACAGTTAACTAACACTATATATAAACCTCCTAATACTAATGATACCACAGTTGATATTactgaaaattcaaatgatCACCCACATAGCCCAGATACTAACGATACAATGTCAGAAAACTTTAGGATTTTGAGTGATGCAGTTAGAACGTCTGCACTATTGCACTGActcaaaatggttttgattgTACGATTTTTGACtgtaatcttaatttttttcaaaatgacccTACTACAATGGAACTGTAATGGTTTTTACGCCCATTTCGAAGAACTGAAAATGCTTATTGCAGAATTTAACCCGGTTTTAATTTGcattcaagaatctcactttaaAAGTTCTCAAACACCtacaatgaaaaattattctattttCTATTCGATTGATACTTTACACCTTAGAGCCTCAGGTGGCACTGCAATTTGTGTCCGTAATGGATTTGAAGCTCAAGAAATAGATTTGAACACAAGCTTTCAAGCAGTTGCTGTCAAGGTTTTCTATcctattgaattcaaatttgctCTCTACCTCGCCAccctttgtacaaaattttgtcTGAAACTTTGAGGAAAAACTTATCTGGATCGTCTAATGATTTCTGTAATCGATGTGtggaatgttttaaaaaataccaagtcatgtaCCATGAACCTATGAACAGGGGTTTCCACGAAATTCCTCCGTGGATCAAATCTAACGTATCGTTTGACCTCAGTTTGGAAGTTCTAAGAAAGGATGAAACCTATAAAGAAATGTACATATCGAAATTCAGACACACTAAGAACAAATATAAgaattttaagttgttttacACTGACGGATCCAAAGCTGACAATACTGCTGGATTTGCAGTGTTTGATGGAttgaataatatcaaaaaaaGAGTTTCATCAATGACGTCGATATTCTCAGCAGAAATGTTAGCATTGAGAAGTGCGGTCGAAATGGCTATCGATAAGGACGaacattatcaatttttgattctATCAGACTCTTTAAGTTCAATTCACGCTCTCCAAAATCCTTTCAGTGAAAACCCTTTAGTTCAACAAATCCAAACCCTTATGAGGAAAACTCCAGctaaagaattcaaattcatgTGGATTCCTAGTCATGTAGGGATCATTGGGAACGAAGAAGCTGATGAACTAGCGAAATCAACGAGACATGATTCTATCACATGGTATGCTCCATGTTTACACGATATAACATCTGTTATTAAAAATCTAGTATGGGTAGATTGGAATCAAAAATGGAACACCATGGAAAATAACAAGCTGTGGATGATTCAGAAAACTGTCAGTGAATGGAAAGGCGTAAACCGATTTTCTAGAAAAGATTCTGTTATACTAACTAGACTACGGATTGGTCATTGTAAATTAACGCATAAATACCTTTTAGAACGTACAACAAAACCACAGTGTTTAGAATGTCAATGCCCCTTAACTATTTTTCACGTGTTCAACGACTGCCaatcttttttacatttgagaaacaaatataaaataagtaTGGATAGCTTGAAAAATAATGGAAACCATGAAAATGTGATACAATTTCTTAGGGAAGCTACATTGTATGATGAAATTTAGATaagtttgttttattaaaaattagataagataagttttttttttgtaaaagttagcTAAAGTACAGATAGCCATTGTATGTGCTGAGtactgaattaaataaaaaaaaaaaaaaaaaactactcactGATcaaaaactgttcgaaacaGCGGGAATTTTATTCACGGCTTACCTTAACGCACAATAGAACAATACAAACCACAGTTGCTAAGTTTTCTCAACGCAACTAAACACAGTACACGGAAGAAATAAAATGCGATTCCATATAGGTTTCCACTAGAGACACTACGTAATTACTTAGCCTAGATAAAGAAGATAAATGTGAACGATTAACGGGTAAATTAGATGATTTTACGAGGAGCTTAGAAAAACGACAACCAAACAGCATATCAGTGATGCCTGTGATGCCAGTGATGATTATTGCTTCTGATGATGCTGGTGCTGCTTTTCATAAATTGAACTGTGATCTCGTGAATTCGAACGGAtggctgaattttaaaatgttaaaactaaatgtttgttcGTCTGGTTCGTTGGGGTACATCTCGATATAGTTCATGAAATAAAGTATCTagatcaggcatgtcaaactgggggtttgcgggccgcatgcggcccgcggccttggtcaatgcggcccgcgtagccccgtcttaaactgtcacaaaaaaataccactgatttttatgtaaagtattactgcaaaaaactaaagttgaatgtaacgttttcaactgaatgcaaatgtttttcgatgttcaaatttcctttaaaaaaaacacgcgTAACATTGTTGCTCTGAACCACAGTTTGAAGTGATTCCCGCTTCCTTGTAAGATTGTGTGTGAACATTCATAGCGAAAACAACttaaatatcttccaagtattttggttctattatttttgttttaccgAAGGAACGACAGACATatggtgatatttttttaaattgaagatacATATACGTAAGCATGAATATCAACATTATTCATTGTAAAAAAGCACAtcctaaataatcaaaaaaaatccgTGGTTAAATTTGTAGctctgaataattttatttcagtgaCCACTTGTCCAACGTTCAGTTAATTTTGTGGTAAGTGTGTTGGTTGCACcggaatcaaacaaaaacatatCTCACCGCTGGAGTCTTCTTATTGTCTCAAACCTATCCGAATACGTGAGTATAAACAGCATACATTTAAATGACACTAGTTAacaatatttgttatttgtaaATTGAGAGTCATTTTTAATACCATATCAGTcaccgaattaaaaaaaaattaaatccgaaaaatctgataagagcagtttttgaaatactgaaaaatgaaaaaaaataattgtgtgttttttattaaatatcttcAGCTACTGttcataaaattatctttttctatAATCTGACCAATAAATTGCTCttcgcagatattttttttgacttttattcGGATTCAGagctcaattttaaatttgaaacttgacaTTAATAAATGAAGTTCggttttttgtaaacaattgctATCACatcatatgaggccctcagagccaaagtgCACAAAAGGCACTTTCGAGATAGCACGCTTCAAAGTTTCTTTGTTGTGCGATTTTCTATATATACTGTTTGGGAAGTTGTAAGCACTGTATCAAGATTTCAATACAACTAATTGTGCAAAACTGCTTGCGAAAATAAGGGAGACcgcagcaatttcaaatttgctcattttCTATGTATTATTCACCAAGAGGCATTATGCGCAAAGCAATTAAAGttccaaaatgtgctaaaacCAGTTTCAGATACTATAAATTTTATCTGTTCCCGTGGCTTGAATCAtctccaattttcgacatttttggaagaaattggaTATGAATTCGATTGAATTCCCTACTAaacagaagtacgctggctttcctgccacaaaatattaaaaagattttgctACGAGagtaaataatattatttttggaaatgacaGGTGCACCTGTTGGACTAactggccacctgcaagatGGCAGAGACCTTAAAActtcaaggaaaagaaaaaaatatcataactgcttgtgattatgtaaaaaactttctacgtgtcaagaactgaaaagatcTAATGAAGCtgcatcatttggtaaatacatacttcacctagaatcgttactagctacaaaaacttctcaccgttcgagattatctgataaaaatttatcatcaataatgaaagcGTCAATGACAAATTAACTTCAACCTGATATTTATAAACTAGTATAAAcattataatataagaatgttaaacattaaatgattaaataaaaatttaacacaaaatatCATTCCAAGTTTACTTATAACTATATTCTACTGTATTGTACCTAATCTCTgcgaaactaatatgttatgttttctaactgattgtggctgcggccctctacgtcatagaaaatgtttaatgcggcccgcatacctaaacgagtttgacatgcctgatctAGATGAAACAATACATGAAAGATTAAACTTCAAAGACCACATCAAcaattcagtgaaaaaaaattgccaatttggacctgaatgtaaaaaaaaggtccttaataataataaaaaaaaaaaaaaattcgccaacCATATCCCCGCATTTTGACTTCTGTCCGTcgttaaaatatgtttaaattttgttcatttttctcaattctGCAAAAATGATTTCTCGAATGAcgaagtttaaaacaaattgcatCTCGGAATACAGCAGAATACAACATCCAGCGCTatggaaaaaattatcaaaagttttttctacACTTCTCtagtgtttaaaattttcaaaatacctcCAGATATTTCCATTCCTTTATATTAActgctttttgaaaatttttagaatcaCACATCGCTCTGGAGAAGCATTTTTTCCCATATGTTGTTGACCTGTATACGCATTATGCTGCTAATGAGACTGGCTCAAATGAatatggaatgatttttttttatctttttttttttcaacgcggcaccccctccGATTGGTgcttaaactgaaaaaaaattctctaagATTCAGCTCATTTGGCCCAAGCCCGAGCTAGCGCAAAcgacttcaaatttttatggagattttcgataaaatttattaGAAATCTATATACTTTCACCGTTTGTGTTCTTAAATATGCTACCAGTTTGTTTCATATGAGTTGCAGAATTTATAGTTCAAATAATGAGGAACAAGTCTGAAGAAGACTGTTACGCAATACGAGTTCACTGTGCTGATATATTTGCAATTGATTGTGTGTTATTTTCGCATTTCGTTAATATTTCGTCTACGGTGTAGGGATGCACTactaaagtttacaaaatttaaataaaaaacatttcaaccCATGTTGCTTATGTTAAATTGGATGctgaattcaaaaacaaaattaaaaaaattaaagaagaacatttttgagtaatgaacaaaatataaaattttgcagaaaaaaactgCAGTTTTATGCTGTTTTGAGAGTGTCCGCCCTGGGATTTCCCAGGTGGGAATTCCCGAGAAAtcgaaaaattcgggaattcccgattcccgggaatcatagttCCATTCACGGGAATttccgacatgtatgaaattatttattcGGAAAATCCTGATAACCTCCGGAACAATTCATATTGTTCTTCTTGTAAATGCTATTGTACAAAACTCATAAAGAATTTGccgattcctgtggcagtagacattttgcagccatttggagcattttttttattcaaataggtagataagtttaaaaagatcatatgtatttccacaccgttttcattgaacaaaacccac
This sequence is a window from Uranotaenia lowii strain MFRU-FL chromosome 3, ASM2978415v1, whole genome shotgun sequence. Protein-coding genes within it:
- the LOC129753272 gene encoding uncharacterized protein LOC129753272, with protein sequence MAADPGGGTPPTTFGSRFQVLTVDEESNGTIGWKTAKKQRNGKRTAQRNDLHEQQFVKQLRTGGCDNGGRFLVVTRTDPECTMDDLNPFVIKKYFDNITSGVQISRSKEGTLLLKTLDRYQAEKLLKLTKLCESVSVKITEHTTMNRSKGTIFCPDLNKLDDTVILEYLKGAHVTEVKRMQRKNSKGKLEDTGSFILTFNLSYLPQTIEVGFYSCRIRLYVPNPMKCTCCLRFGHRKDQCKGNQVCASCGLLLHNGTPCPRPLTCINCNGSHHALSKQCPKFIDELEIQRIRVTERIPMKEARQKRRLQVPQAVFGFLPSSRPTFAHVVQSSVAPITTPTPSQQPQQQRAYERKINNPPSSPTRSLELPETSSSHQNSSLVCTPDVDGTTEARTLTEMMPKPLLPQATMTKTDTTDDRNNLILLKIQMITHIAQILTIQCQKTLGF